DNA sequence from the Simiduia curdlanivorans genome:
GAGATCCCAAAACAATACAGTACCGGCCATCATGGCAACGGCCACAACCATAGCCACACCCATCACAGCGCTGGAAAACAAAAAGCCGCGCTCCTCAGACATCTCAAACATAATGGGTAGCCCGATAAACAGCAGGTACACGGCGTAACTCAGCGCCGCCAAAACCAACAGCACGTGCAGCCATACCTGCGGGTAGATACCGGCAATGCCCACTAAATAAATGGGGGTAGCGATAAAACCTGCCACCACAAAACCCTTGAGTGGATCGGATTTAACGCCATAGGTTTTTGACATCCAGTGGATAAAGTAACCGATCACTGTAACCGCTAATAAGAGCGCAAAATAGAAACCACCCATCAACGACAGAGCGCTGTGTTCAGTCATATAAGTGGCTTCGCCCTGACCAATACGCCAGCCGAATTCGGTGCTGCCTATGTACCAAGCCAAGGCTGGCAATAGCGCTAACACAATGGTGTAAGGTGAGTTACGTTTTAGCGAGTCGTCGGATAAATCATGTAGGGCTTGCCACTGCTGACGTGGATGAACTAACAAACCAAAGGCGTGGTTTAACATCTTTACATATCCTTGCCGTTTCACTTATTTTTATTGTTAGTGAACCCAAACACGTCAAAACGCATGGGAACAACCAGCCCGATACCACTAGGGCTGGCTAAAGAGTGTTATAAGCATCTACCATCGTCAAGGAACTGGTAATAAAGCAGGCAGGTTGATCGTTTTTTGTTTCTTGATTACCCACCAAGAAATACCCGAGTGATACCGAGGTGCACAGACGCTTAAATTTTGATCAATGGTGCGGGTGTTGTTGGGGGCTTGCAGAGAAAGAGGCAGGTGAAGCAGCTGAATGATTGCCGTGGCTAGCGTGAGACAAGGCCACGAGCGAGGTCCACACCCCGAAGGCGATTAACAGTAGTGCCATCACCGTGCGTAGCGAGCTATTGGCCAGCAGCCTTTGCAGTTGCACAGACAAAGCGCCGGACACAATGATGGCCGGCAAGGTGCCTAAGCCGAACGCGAACATAACCAAGGCGCCGCTAATGCCATCGCCTTGGCTGGCCGCAAAGGCAAGCGCGGTATACACCAAGCCGCAAGGTAGAAAGCCCCACAACATACCCAAAGGCAAGGCCTGCCAAGCGGCATTAAGCGGTAATAACTTTCTTCCTAGGGGCTGTAAAAAACGCCATAGATAAGCGCCACCTTTTTCTAACCAGACCAACGCGCGCCACCAATTGGCGAGATACAGGCCCATCAAAATAAGTAGAATACCGGCCAGCACGCGCAGCCAAGGGCCGAGAAATTGCGCAAACACATAGCCTGTTAGGCCCACCGCCGCGCCTAACAGGCTATAGCTAAATAAGCGGCCAATATTATAGAGAAACAAGCGCTGCCAACGCTCGCGGCTGGAAGCTGCGGCCATAGACAAGGCGCCAACAATGCCGCCACACATACCTAAACAGTGGCCGGCGCCCATCAAACCCACCACAAAAACCGACAACGCGGCGAAGCCCAATTCCATACTATTCAGGCTGCTTGGGTTTTACGGATGGCTTAGTTTCGTCGTCAAATAAAATGCGCTGGCCTTCCGTGTTGAGGTCATCGTATTGACCATTTTTTACTGCCCAAAACAGCAACTTAATGGCCAGCCCAATAAAGACGAGCGCAAGGGGTACTAATAAAAAAAGAATTTCCATGACTGACTTATTCCAATAGCGCTAACAACATTTACTGTTTTAGCTTTCGGTCCAATCCCATGGCATTAATAACCACAATCAATGAACTCAAACTCATACCGGCGGCGGCTACATAGGGCGGCACCCAGCCCATAGCGGCAAAGGGCAAGGCGATCAGATTATACGCTATCGCCCAGGTTAAGTTTTGCTTGATGGTGCGTTTGCATTCAAGCGCTAACGCTAAGCTATCTATCAACACGCCCAACCGACCGTGAGTTAATAAGGTATCGGCGTTTACTTGCGCCAGATCGGTGGCGCCGGCCATGGCGACCGACACATCGGCGCCGGCTAACACCGGCACATCGTTAATGCCATCGCCTACCATTAAAACTGTGTGCCCCTGCTGTTGTAATTGCTGTACCCGCGCCAGCTTATCTTTGGGCAAGAGATCGCCTTGCGCCTCGTCGATAGCCAAGGTTTGCGCCAATTGGCTAACAACGGCCTGACGATCGCCACTGAGTAGCAACACACCTAGCCCGCGCTTTTTTAAACGCTCAATAGTGTCTATGGCATCCTCGCGCAATGCGTCGCGCAACTCAAACCACGCTAAAGGCTCAGCCTCGGAACCCAATAAATACCACTGCTGCTTTTCCTCGGGCACTGCGGGTAGATCATCACCGTACCAGGCGCGAAAAAAATCGGCGCGACCAAAGCGAATCACTTGCCCCTCAAGCCGGCCCTCAACCCCCTGCGATGGGTATTGCACCAAATCAGTAACACCCTTGTGAGCGGGGATTGATTCAAAGGCCTTGGCAATGGGGTGCCGCGACCCTGCTTCCAGTGCTGCAACGATGGCCTGCATGTCGGCACCATTCAGGGCTTCAGACAAAGGTTGAAGCTGAAGCAACGCCAGCTTGCCTTGGGTTAAAGTTCCGGTTTTATCGAACACCACAGTATCAACTCGGGCCAGCGCTTCCACCACATGACCACGAGTGACTAACAAACCCTTCTCTCGCAACCACAGCGTAGCGCGCGTTAACGCCACCGGCGTGGCCAACGACAGAGCACAAGGGCAGGTCACCACGAGTACCGACAGCGTTACCCAAAACGCTTGTTCGGGTTGATACCAAAGCCAAAAGCCGGCCACCAAGGCCGCGACAACCAAGAGCCGCGCGACAAAAAAACGCGCCAGTCTATCGGCCAAGTTCACTTGTTGTGGTTTATCGGACTCGGCACGTGCGACCAACTGTTCGATTGCAGAGAGTTGTGTTTGCCGCCCCACCGCCTCGGCGCGAATGCTCAACTGACTGTCTAAATTAATACTGCCAGCAATCACTTGCGAGCCGATGGTTTTTTTAACGGCGTCAGACTCACCGGTAATGAGCGCCTCATCCACATGGCTTGTACCGTCGACCACAACGCCGTCGCAGGGCAATGTCTCGCCGGCTAACACCCGCACCCTATCGCCAACAATTAATTGCTTAATGGAAATAACATCGTCGCTGTGTTCGTCACCCGCTCGCTGCCTACGGGCCGTGAGCGGTAGGCGCAAACCAACACTGCGTAAACTGCTGGCATTTTTATGGCGCAGCCGCAGCTCTAAATAACGCCCCAATAACAGAAAAAAAGTAAACATCGATACCGATTCAAAATACACTTCACCGGTTGCCGTGACCGTTGCGAAAGCGCTGGCCAAGTAGGCGCCACCAATGGCGAGCGCGACCGGTACATCCATCACTAATTGGTGCTGTTTTAAACTGTTGAAAGCGGCGCGGAAAAAAGGCTGGGCACTGAAAAGCACCACCGGCGTTGCAACAATCAAACTGACCCAGCGAAAAAAACTTTGCCAAATGCCCTCGAAGTCTTGCAGTGCGCCGGCGTAAAGAGCAATTGCCACCATCATCACCTGCATCATGCCAAAGCCAGCCACAGCCAGCCGCATTAATAAGGCATTTCGGGTTTTCTGCCAGAGGTCGCGCTGGTTTTCATCGTTCGCGGGCATAGGCCGATAACCGATGCGATCGAGTTCAAACATCAAGCTCGAGAGCTGAACCTTAGCGCTGTTAAACACTAAAGTTAGGCGATGGTTAGTGGCGTTAACGGAGACTTTTAATACACCGTCGATGGCGTACAGGTGTTTTTCAATCAACCAAACACAGGCGGCGCAGGTCAAACCATCTAACAACAAAAAGGCACTGCGCTGCGCCGTTTCACCGGTGACAAAGTCAGCCTGTAAGTCAGCTAAATCATAGGCACTGTAATCGGCAAGATGAGCTTCCGGGCGGGCGTTAGATTCAGTGCGATAGCGATAAAAACTCGACAAGCCACCGTCGACAATGGCGCTTGCTATCGCCTGACAGCCGGGGCAACACATGGGCCTAGACTCGCCCTCGATAAGGACAAAAAACTCGGCCGGCTCAGGTGTAGGTAAGTTGCAGTGATAGCAAGGGATATCGGCCACGGAGGATGTCTCGCCTATTGATCGGCGGCTTGCTTCTCAGTGGCCTGCAGGGTGACGGCGTGAGACGCTTGAAAATCAATTTTATCCTTCAAGCGCCACGGGGCTGTGCCTCGCTCACTCGCTGACGCACCGGGAAAGAGTAAAAGATAACGGGAAAAGTTGACGCCCAAGTTTAAATCACCGCGATAATTACCCTGGCCTGTGGCAGCCAAAATAACCGTTTGATCGAGGTCGGCCTCCGTTGGGTGCTGTAATACCAACACCAAGGACTCAGGTAGCTCGTCACCGCTCAACTGCAAAAAAACTTCGCCGGTTTCTAAATCAAAATCCAACTCTGCGCGCATGGCCAGCGCCGTGGCACGATGATCTTGTTCGAGGCGCTCGTTATACATACGCCCTTCGCGGTAGTAATTATCGATAACTACGTCATCGGACAGTTTCACAGCAACAGAAATATAGGCAGCCATCACCAACACAATTACAATTAATGGCGTCAGTAAAAACCAAGCCCAACCTTGGCGATACCAGGGGCCTTGATCGAGTGTTGAATCTTGAATAGCCATTTTCTACCGTTTCCACGCTCGTTACATTAATGGGTTGGGCCAATAAAACTCGCCGTTGCCGTGGTATTCAGTTCGGGATTGTCTTCACTTTCCACATAGAACTCGATCGTCGCTTTGGTGGTTGTTAACTCGCTGCGCGGCACCGAAACGCGAACCGGAAAGCTCAACAGTTCACCTTGCTCAATCACCGTGGGACGATAACCACCCAGCGTAAAGTGGTGTTCACCACGCACTTCGACTCGATAAACTTGATCGGCTGGATCGAGATTGAGAATTTTCAAGGTGTAGACGTTTTGAATATCATCGCCCACCACGCGATACATATTCGCTCCCCGGTCACGCAATACATCCACCTTAATGGGCACGCGATTACTTACTGTGTAGGCAAACACTGCAATCATTAAAAGAACCGCCACCGCATAGCCAATCAAGCGTGGCCGGAATACATGGGTGGTACCATTTTTGATGGCTTCTTCCGTGGTAAAACGGATCAAACCGCGGTCGTAGCCCATTTTATCCATCACGCTATTACAGGCGTCAACACAGAGCCCGCAGTCGATACATTCCAACTGCACGCCATCGCGAATATCGATATCAACCGGGCACACTTGTACGCACCAAGAACAGTCGATGCAATCGCCGAGGCCTTTGGCTTTTGCGTCTTCGTCGGGCTTGCGCGGGCCGCGCGCTTCGCCGCGCTTGTAATCGTAAAATACCGTTAAGGTATCTTGATCGTACATCACCGACTGAAAGCGCGCGTAGGGGCACATGTATTTACACACTTGCTCGCGCATGTAGCCGGCGTTCAAATAAGTTGCGCCGGCAAAAAACAGCACCCAAAACGCCGAAATTGGCTCGGCTGCAAAGGTAGCCAAGCCGGTTATTAATTCCCGTACCGGGGTAAAATATCCGATAAAGGTGATACCGGTTATCAGCGAAATCGTTACCCACATGGCGTGTTTGCCAAACTTGCGGGCAAACTTGCTCGGGCTCATGGGCTGCTGATCTAGTTTGATGCGCTTGTTGCGATCGCCTTCGAAAAAATGCTCGGCCCAAATAAACATCATGGTCCAAACCGTTTGCGGGCAGGTGAAACCACACCAAACTCGGCCCACCAAAACCGTGACCGTAAATAAGCTGAAAGCGGCAATAATCAACAGCCAAGACAGCAACATGGCGTCTTGCGGACCGAAGGTTAACCACAAAATATGAAACTGGCGGGTCGACAAATCAAACAACATGGCTGGACGATCATCGATAACAAACCACGGCATCAACAAAAAGCCGGCCAGCAGCGGCAGGCCCGTGTAGCGGCGGAGCTTTTGAAAAAAACCGGTAATCTTGCGGGTATAAATACGACCGGAAGATTCGTAGACATCGACGTAGCGAATTTTTTCTTGTTGTTGTTCTGAATCCTTACGTTGATCTTTCAACTCTTGATCAGACATGGGAAGCAACTCGTAAAAGCAAACAGGATTAAATCACCCACAGGTAATTTTCGCGCAATAAAAAGGGCAGCTTCGCTGCCCTTTTTATGTCTACTGGGCGTTTTGGTCTAAAGACAAGCTGTAGACATAAGCCGCTAACAAATGAATTTTATCTGCGCGCAATTTCTCTGCCTGGGCAGGCATTTGGTTGGCGCGACCTTCGCGAATCGAGTGACGAATACCTTTGCGCGAGCCATCATACAACCAAATATCATCGGTCAAATTGGGGGCACCCATGGCCTGAATACCCTTTCCATCTGCGCCATGGCAAGCCGCACAATTTCCTGCGAACACACTGGCACCCTGTTTGGCCAAATCGGCATCGTGCTCCATGCCGGACAAGCTCATCACGTACTCTGCAGAACTTTGTACCGCAGCTTCGCCAATAACAGGCCCCCAAGGTGGCATGTTGCCGTTACGACCGTAGGTAAGGGTTTGTAGAATGGTTTCTGGGCTGCCGCCGTAGAGCCAATCGTTGTCGATAAGGCTTGGGAAGCCATAGCTACCGCCACCATCGGCACCGTGACAAATCGCACAGTTATTGGCAAACAGGCGCATACCCATTTTCATAGCGCGCGGCTCATTGACCAACTCTTCGATAGACATTTTTTGGTACTTACCAAAGCTCTCTACGTAAGCCGCCTGCGCTTTCTGCTGCTCGCCTTCGAGCTGCTTGTGCGACGTCCAGCCATCTTGATAGCTCGGGTGAATACCTTTCCACGAACCTAAGCCTGGAAAAATAATCAAATAGATAGCGCTAAATATCAA
Encoded proteins:
- the ccoS gene encoding cbb3-type cytochrome oxidase assembly protein CcoS → MEILFLLVPLALVFIGLAIKLLFWAVKNGQYDDLNTEGQRILFDDETKPSVKPKQPE
- the ccoG gene encoding cytochrome c oxidase accessory protein CcoG — encoded protein: MSDQELKDQRKDSEQQQEKIRYVDVYESSGRIYTRKITGFFQKLRRYTGLPLLAGFLLMPWFVIDDRPAMLFDLSTRQFHILWLTFGPQDAMLLSWLLIIAAFSLFTVTVLVGRVWCGFTCPQTVWTMMFIWAEHFFEGDRNKRIKLDQQPMSPSKFARKFGKHAMWVTISLITGITFIGYFTPVRELITGLATFAAEPISAFWVLFFAGATYLNAGYMREQVCKYMCPYARFQSVMYDQDTLTVFYDYKRGEARGPRKPDEDAKAKGLGDCIDCSWCVQVCPVDIDIRDGVQLECIDCGLCVDACNSVMDKMGYDRGLIRFTTEEAIKNGTTHVFRPRLIGYAVAVLLMIAVFAYTVSNRVPIKVDVLRDRGANMYRVVGDDIQNVYTLKILNLDPADQVYRVEVRGEHHFTLGGYRPTVIEQGELLSFPVRVSVPRSELTTTKATIEFYVESEDNPELNTTATASFIGPTH
- a CDS encoding FixH family protein, with the protein product MAIQDSTLDQGPWYRQGWAWFLLTPLIVIVLVMAAYISVAVKLSDDVVIDNYYREGRMYNERLEQDHRATALAMRAELDFDLETGEVFLQLSGDELPESLVLVLQHPTEADLDQTVILAATGQGNYRGDLNLGVNFSRYLLLFPGASASERGTAPWRLKDKIDFQASHAVTLQATEKQAADQ
- a CDS encoding sulfite exporter TauE/SafE family protein, which gives rise to MELGFAALSVFVVGLMGAGHCLGMCGGIVGALSMAAASSRERWQRLFLYNIGRLFSYSLLGAAVGLTGYVFAQFLGPWLRVLAGILLILMGLYLANWWRALVWLEKGGAYLWRFLQPLGRKLLPLNAAWQALPLGMLWGFLPCGLVYTALAFAASQGDGISGALVMFAFGLGTLPAIIVSGALSVQLQRLLANSSLRTVMALLLIAFGVWTSLVALSHASHGNHSAASPASFSASPQQHPHH
- the ccoP gene encoding cytochrome-c oxidase, cbb3-type subunit III gives rise to the protein MSIFWNLWIIVLTLTCLALITWVLFANRKVAVNDDEDPENRTTGHVYDGIEEYDNPLPKWWFQLFVATLIFSAIYLIIFPGLGSWKGIHPSYQDGWTSHKQLEGEQQKAQAAYVESFGKYQKMSIEELVNEPRAMKMGMRLFANNCAICHGADGGGSYGFPSLIDNDWLYGGSPETILQTLTYGRNGNMPPWGPVIGEAAVQSSAEYVMSLSGMEHDADLAKQGASVFAGNCAACHGADGKGIQAMGAPNLTDDIWLYDGSRKGIRHSIREGRANQMPAQAEKLRADKIHLLAAYVYSLSLDQNAQ
- a CDS encoding heavy metal translocating P-type ATPase, producing the protein MADIPCYHCNLPTPEPAEFFVLIEGESRPMCCPGCQAIASAIVDGGLSSFYRYRTESNARPEAHLADYSAYDLADLQADFVTGETAQRSAFLLLDGLTCAACVWLIEKHLYAIDGVLKVSVNATNHRLTLVFNSAKVQLSSLMFELDRIGYRPMPANDENQRDLWQKTRNALLMRLAVAGFGMMQVMMVAIALYAGALQDFEGIWQSFFRWVSLIVATPVVLFSAQPFFRAAFNSLKQHQLVMDVPVALAIGGAYLASAFATVTATGEVYFESVSMFTFFLLLGRYLELRLRHKNASSLRSVGLRLPLTARRQRAGDEHSDDVISIKQLIVGDRVRVLAGETLPCDGVVVDGTSHVDEALITGESDAVKKTIGSQVIAGSINLDSQLSIRAEAVGRQTQLSAIEQLVARAESDKPQQVNLADRLARFFVARLLVVAALVAGFWLWYQPEQAFWVTLSVLVVTCPCALSLATPVALTRATLWLREKGLLVTRGHVVEALARVDTVVFDKTGTLTQGKLALLQLQPLSEALNGADMQAIVAALEAGSRHPIAKAFESIPAHKGVTDLVQYPSQGVEGRLEGQVIRFGRADFFRAWYGDDLPAVPEEKQQWYLLGSEAEPLAWFELRDALREDAIDTIERLKKRGLGVLLLSGDRQAVVSQLAQTLAIDEAQGDLLPKDKLARVQQLQQQGHTVLMVGDGINDVPVLAGADVSVAMAGATDLAQVNADTLLTHGRLGVLIDSLALALECKRTIKQNLTWAIAYNLIALPFAAMGWVPPYVAAAGMSLSSLIVVINAMGLDRKLKQ
- a CDS encoding Yip1 family protein, producing the protein MLNHAFGLLVHPRQQWQALHDLSDDSLKRNSPYTIVLALLPALAWYIGSTEFGWRIGQGEATYMTEHSALSLMGGFYFALLLAVTVIGYFIHWMSKTYGVKSDPLKGFVVAGFIATPIYLVGIAGIYPQVWLHVLLVLAALSYAVYLLFIGLPIMFEMSEERGFLFSSAVMGVAMVVAVAMMAGTVLFWDLVSPPVFL